One part of the Tunicatimonas pelagia genome encodes these proteins:
- a CDS encoding RNA polymerase sigma-70 factor, which translates to MRNDMQVTASESALVLQLSQGQSVAFEALFRIYYSRLYRFAYSLLRSAEDAEEILQDVFIQVWEKRQQLDPESSFSSYLFTCTKHKALNVIRHRVYERQYQSQSSANAISTDTEEQIYFQELQEATQNAVDALHPQRKRIFKMSREEGLTYREIAQALGISQKTVENHLGLALKDLRRSLKEHVIPLLFLLSFLFI; encoded by the coding sequence ATGCGTAATGATATGCAAGTAACTGCCAGTGAGTCGGCATTAGTTCTCCAGCTAAGTCAGGGGCAATCGGTGGCTTTCGAGGCGTTATTCCGTATATATTATTCTCGACTTTATCGCTTTGCGTACTCACTATTGCGGTCCGCAGAGGATGCGGAGGAGATATTACAGGATGTATTTATTCAGGTTTGGGAAAAACGCCAACAGCTTGATCCAGAAAGCTCATTTTCCAGCTACCTATTCACTTGCACTAAGCATAAAGCACTTAATGTTATCCGACACCGGGTGTACGAACGGCAGTATCAATCGCAGTCTTCAGCAAATGCTATTAGCACAGATACTGAGGAGCAGATTTACTTCCAGGAACTCCAGGAAGCTACCCAAAACGCAGTAGATGCCCTTCACCCTCAACGTAAGCGTATTTTTAAAATGAGTCGGGAAGAAGGGCTCACTTACCGTGAGATTGCCCAAGCACTCGGTATCTCCCAAAAAACAGTAGAAAACCACTTAGGTCTCGCCCTCAAAGACCTCCGCCGATCGCTCAAAGAGCATGTTATCCCGCTTCTCTTTCTGCTTAGCTTCTTGTTTATCTGA
- a CDS encoding TonB-dependent receptor: protein MNCISLYRRTAISLLFLLVSMASSLAQVPLKDLRVNLSAESMSLEEILLQIEEQTGLSFFYLNEQIRSQNSLDLNYADVSLEQVLADLARKSQVQFHRKDNQIVIKPSAQPEKKAVAFGSITGQVIDAVTGDPLPGASVFIKGTNVGSSTDLTGEYLIRKVPEGAQTIVVNYLGYEVYEAVLQIEADVLMTHDAPLTSNVATLEEIVVKGSLEGQEKALNQQRTADNIKNVISADLIGRFPDVNVAEALQRVPGITINRERGEGSTVQIRGTPAHYTSISINGEQIPSTQEGGSRNESLDLIPSDVLSSLEVTKALTPDMDGDAVGGAINLRTPTAKNLEPSMKVEVGGGYNDMSRGLNGLGRIKYGQRFFPSSSVDEGRLGVIFNGSYYQTDNVQDIGEAVWDYPRLLNRDQDSVLSIMDYRYRDLFNIRTRTGASFTLDYKFNSRHSLIFNAMYSRRGDEDQRSRARYDPDVGTFVTPTLSQNARIRRDLSIRDEVKNNITYNLEGDHTLGTVHLDYGLFYTDSRREGNSDYILFDRRTFDIEIEGLNTDFPTFRPVEFPGTIHNPVLYDDLNRFERNATTGEGTNTVARLNLEVPYLLGNAKGLIRGGGKVRQIHNARARDSEVFLYLPVNDDDVFANLIDDFEDSRYMNGNVRFGPRLNADQVQGYFRDNREDFALDVGNTRINSDQADYEADELVSAAYLMTRLQFNKLMLLAGVRAEFTSVDYKANVVRRNQGSWESTTPVTGGTDFNFVLPNVHVRYSPNPLTNLRAALTYSYARPNFVDLVPYDDVDFNSRTIERGNPDLLPAEAINLDLMVERYLNNVGILSGGLFYKYIQDYQVNRSFRLDSGNFEQYVTDPTLINYRFEQAQNGEAATVYGLEVNLQKQLDFLPGALNGLGVYLNYSYVYSRATLNDGRRIRLPNQTDHFGNFALTYDWKGFTGRASVNYIGGVLLEVSDEDGALDLFREGRYQLDVSANYRFTPRISAFAEFLNLTNTPLIEFFGERNRVAQIEYIGWWNRFGISYKF from the coding sequence ATGAACTGTATTTCACTATATCGACGTACGGCTATCAGCTTGCTTTTTCTGCTCGTCTCTATGGCATCCAGCCTGGCTCAAGTTCCGCTCAAGGATTTACGCGTCAACCTATCGGCCGAAAGCATGAGCCTGGAGGAAATACTATTGCAGATAGAAGAGCAGACTGGCCTATCGTTCTTTTACCTGAATGAGCAAATCCGCTCGCAGAATAGTTTAGATCTCAACTACGCCGATGTCTCGCTAGAGCAGGTGTTAGCCGACTTGGCCCGCAAATCACAGGTGCAATTTCACCGCAAGGATAACCAAATCGTTATTAAGCCTTCAGCCCAACCAGAGAAAAAGGCAGTAGCCTTCGGCAGTATTACCGGGCAGGTCATAGATGCGGTTACTGGCGATCCGCTTCCCGGTGCTTCGGTGTTTATTAAAGGTACCAACGTAGGCTCATCTACCGATCTCACCGGAGAATACCTGATACGCAAAGTGCCCGAAGGAGCGCAAACGATCGTTGTTAATTATCTGGGCTACGAAGTATACGAAGCGGTGCTACAGATTGAAGCTGATGTACTGATGACCCACGATGCTCCGCTAACCAGCAACGTGGCCACCCTCGAGGAGATCGTAGTCAAGGGAAGTCTGGAAGGCCAAGAGAAAGCCCTCAATCAGCAGCGCACCGCCGACAACATCAAGAACGTGATTTCCGCCGACTTGATCGGGAGGTTTCCTGATGTGAATGTTGCGGAAGCCCTTCAGCGGGTGCCGGGCATTACCATCAACCGCGAGCGGGGCGAAGGGTCTACTGTGCAGATCCGGGGCACCCCAGCTCACTACACCTCCATCAGCATCAACGGCGAACAGATTCCCTCTACCCAAGAAGGGGGCTCACGCAATGAATCGCTTGATCTTATTCCGTCTGATGTGCTTTCTTCTTTAGAGGTTACCAAAGCCTTAACGCCTGACATGGACGGCGATGCGGTAGGCGGGGCGATCAACTTACGCACGCCCACTGCCAAAAATCTGGAACCCTCTATGAAGGTAGAAGTCGGCGGCGGGTACAACGATATGTCGCGCGGACTCAATGGCCTAGGTCGTATCAAGTACGGTCAGCGCTTCTTCCCCTCCAGCAGTGTAGATGAGGGTCGGCTAGGAGTGATATTCAACGGCAGCTACTACCAAACGGATAATGTGCAAGATATTGGAGAAGCGGTTTGGGATTATCCCCGCCTGCTCAATCGCGATCAGGATTCGGTGCTCTCAATCATGGATTACCGCTACCGCGACCTATTTAACATTCGTACCCGAACGGGAGCTTCTTTTACGCTGGATTACAAGTTCAACTCACGACACTCACTTATATTCAACGCAATGTATAGTCGCCGGGGCGATGAAGACCAGCGCAGCCGGGCCCGCTATGACCCGGATGTGGGTACCTTTGTGACTCCTACCCTGTCGCAGAACGCCCGCATCCGCCGCGATCTCAGCATTCGCGATGAGGTAAAGAATAATATTACGTATAACCTGGAGGGCGACCATACGCTGGGTACCGTACACCTAGACTACGGGCTGTTTTATACCGACTCACGTCGCGAAGGCAATAGCGACTACATTCTTTTTGATCGCCGCACCTTTGATATTGAAATTGAAGGACTCAATACCGATTTCCCCACCTTTCGTCCTGTCGAGTTTCCAGGTACCATTCACAACCCGGTGCTCTACGACGACCTGAATCGTTTTGAGCGCAATGCAACTACGGGCGAAGGCACCAATACTGTAGCCCGACTGAACTTGGAAGTTCCCTACCTACTTGGAAATGCTAAAGGATTAATTCGGGGCGGAGGCAAGGTTCGGCAGATTCATAACGCACGAGCCCGCGATAGTGAGGTATTTCTTTATTTGCCAGTGAACGACGATGATGTATTTGCCAACCTCATTGATGACTTTGAGGACTCGCGTTATATGAATGGCAACGTTCGCTTCGGCCCAAGACTCAACGCCGACCAGGTGCAAGGCTACTTCCGCGACAATCGTGAGGACTTTGCGCTGGATGTTGGCAATACTCGCATCAACAGTGATCAGGCGGATTATGAAGCCGATGAACTGGTATCAGCGGCCTACCTAATGACCCGCCTACAATTTAATAAGCTCATGCTGCTAGCGGGAGTGCGAGCCGAGTTTACCAGTGTGGACTATAAAGCCAATGTGGTGCGGCGCAACCAAGGCTCATGGGAAAGCACTACTCCCGTGACGGGCGGCACCGACTTTAACTTTGTGCTCCCCAATGTGCACGTACGCTACAGCCCTAACCCACTTACCAATTTACGGGCGGCTCTCACCTACTCTTACGCCCGGCCCAACTTCGTTGACCTGGTACCCTACGACGATGTGGACTTCAACAGCCGGACCATTGAGCGAGGCAATCCGGACCTGCTACCCGCCGAGGCGATCAACCTCGACTTGATGGTCGAACGCTACCTGAATAACGTCGGCATTCTTTCGGGTGGACTGTTCTATAAGTATATTCAGGACTATCAGGTGAACCGTAGCTTTCGGCTCGACAGTGGCAACTTTGAACAGTATGTAACCGATCCTACCTTGATTAACTACCGCTTTGAGCAGGCTCAAAACGGAGAGGCAGCTACCGTCTACGGCCTGGAGGTCAACCTGCAGAAGCAACTTGACTTCTTGCCGGGAGCCCTCAACGGATTGGGAGTCTACCTCAACTACTCCTACGTCTACTCCCGCGCTACGCTCAACGACGGTCGCCGCATCCGCCTTCCTAACCAGACTGACCACTTCGGCAACTTTGCCCTTACCTACGACTGGAAGGGCTTCACCGGGCGGGCTTCGGTCAATTACATTGGTGGGGTGCTACTGGAAGTATCCGATGAGGATGGAGCTCTGGACTTGTTCCGCGAAGGGCGCTACCAGCTTGATGTATCAGCTAACTACCGCTTTACCCCGCGTATCAGTGCCTTCGCTGAGTTTCTCAACCTGACCAACACCCCACTGATTGAGTTTTTTGGGGAGCGCAACCGGGTAGCTCAAATCGAGTACATCGGCTGGTGGAACCGCTTTGGGATTTCTTACAAATTTTAA
- a CDS encoding FecR domain-containing protein, which yields MQKNIDEALFRKFWRGECTSEEQQRVEAWLTNPEHQSLVDRWLKQEWDTPTSPPPSRLPDTEQALRRLQQSISPPTEAPTLPLHRRTVPYWLRIAATLVLPIIALAVYYFIYQTTEVTSATLAPHVSYENPSGQRSKIRLPDGSTVWLQAASALQFPPGLRGPLREVSLVGEAFFEVTENPDRPFVVHTPDMDVRVLGTSFNVSAFPDDSVTETTLVSGSVALRQPNDSIDQLIIEPNQQAYYHHASGAFSSQTVDPSFATAWKEGYLKFQNHSFAEVATELERWYGVTIQYDAQKLSDQPITFTLSDESLEQVLHHLTTLLPIHYTIDRQHIIID from the coding sequence ATGCAGAAAAATATAGATGAAGCACTCTTTCGAAAGTTTTGGCGGGGAGAGTGTACTTCTGAAGAACAGCAACGCGTAGAGGCTTGGTTAACCAATCCCGAGCACCAATCACTGGTAGATCGATGGTTGAAGCAAGAGTGGGATACTCCTACTAGTCCGCCTCCCAGTCGCCTACCGGATACTGAGCAAGCCTTGCGCCGTCTCCAACAATCCATTTCGCCACCAACCGAAGCACCTACCCTTCCCCTTCACCGCCGAACAGTTCCGTACTGGCTACGGATAGCGGCGACCCTTGTGCTCCCTATCATAGCTCTAGCGGTGTATTACTTCATTTACCAAACCACCGAAGTCACTTCAGCGACGCTCGCTCCGCACGTATCGTACGAAAACCCATCCGGACAACGATCTAAGATACGTTTGCCCGATGGATCTACTGTTTGGCTGCAAGCAGCTAGCGCATTGCAGTTTCCTCCGGGGCTACGTGGCCCCCTCCGTGAAGTTTCTTTGGTAGGCGAAGCCTTCTTTGAGGTTACGGAGAATCCAGATCGCCCCTTTGTGGTCCATACCCCCGACATGGATGTTCGGGTGCTCGGCACCTCCTTCAATGTGAGTGCTTTCCCTGACGATTCCGTAACCGAAACCACTTTAGTCAGCGGCAGTGTGGCTCTAAGGCAACCCAATGATTCCATCGATCAATTAATTATTGAGCCTAATCAGCAAGCGTACTACCATCATGCTTCCGGAGCTTTCTCGAGCCAGACGGTAGACCCTTCCTTCGCTACTGCCTGGAAAGAGGGTTACCTAAAGTTTCAGAATCACTCTTTCGCGGAGGTGGCAACTGAACTAGAACGCTGGTACGGGGTCACAATCCAGTATGATGCCCAAAAGCTGTCCGACCAGCCAATCACCTTTACGCTTTCAGATGAGTCGCTAGAACAGGTGCTGCATCACCTGACTACCCTATTACCTATCCACTACACCATTGATCGTCAACACATTATCATTGACTAA